From Lycium ferocissimum isolate CSIRO_LF1 chromosome 12, AGI_CSIRO_Lferr_CH_V1, whole genome shotgun sequence, one genomic window encodes:
- the LOC132039852 gene encoding UDP-glycosyltransferase 74E2-like: MEEIPNKSHVLVLPFPVQGHINPMVQFSKRLASRGVKVTLITIDSISKSMPMESNSIKIESIPHTDSPPESYDNFLEWFHVLVSKNLTQIVEKLTDLEYPVKVIVYDSITTWAIDLAHQLGLKGAAFFTQSCSLSVIYYHMDPEKESKVSFDGSAVCLPSLPLLEKQDLPSFVCQSDMYPSLTKLVFSRNINFKKADWLLFNSFDVLEKEVINWLRSQYRIKTIGPIIPSMYLDKRLKDDKEYGLSLFKPNSETCMKWLDSREFGSVVYVSFGSLANLGEQQMEELALGLMMSNCYFLWVVRATEENKLPEEFMSKLSEKGLIVNWCPQLDVLAHQAVGCFFTHCGWNSTLEALSLGVPMVAMPQWSDQPTNAKFISDVWQTGLRVKAGENGVIRRDEVASSIREVMEEEKGVMLKKNAIKWKHLAKEAVDEGGSSDKNIEEFLSNL; the protein is encoded by the exons ATGGAAGAAATACCAAACAAATCTCATGTTTTAGTTCTTCCTTTCCCCGTACAAGGCCATATAAATCCAATGGTTCAATTTTCAAAGAGATTAGCATCAAGAGGAGTTAAAGTAACCTTAATTACCATAGATTCTATTAGCAAATCCATGCCAATggaatctaattcaatcaagATTGAGTCCATTCCACATACTGACTCTCCACCAGAGAGTTATGACAATTTTCTTGAATGGTTCCATGTTTTAGTATCCAAAAACTTGACACAAATTGTTGAGAAACTAACTGATCTTGAATACCCTGTGAAAGTTATTGTGTATGATTCAATTACAACTTGGGCAATTGACTTGGCACATCAACTAGGACTTAAAGGGGCTGCTTTTTTTACACAATCTTGTTCTCTTAGTGTCATATACTATCATATGGATCcagaaaaagaaagtaaagttTCTTTTGATGGTTCTGCTGTATGTTTGCCTTCACTTCCATTGTTGGAGAAACAAGATTTGCCTTCTTTTGTCTGTCAGAGTGATATGTATCCATCACTTACAAAACTTGTGTTCAGTAGGAACATCAATTTCAAGAAAGCAGATTGGCTTTTGTTCAACTCATTTGATGTGTTGGAGAAAGAG GTGATCAACTGGTTAAGGTCCCAATATCGAATCAAAACCATTGGACCAATTATTCCATCAATGTATCTTGACAAGCgactaaaagatgacaaagaatATGGTTTGAGTCTCTTCAAGCCTAATAGTGAAACTTGTATGAAGTGGCTAGACTCGAGGGAATTTGGCTCTGTTGTATATGTATCATTTGGAAGTTTAGCCAATCTTGGAGAACAACAAATGGAGGAACTAGCTTTGGGATTGATGATGAGCAACTGCTACTTCTTGTGGGTTGTTAGAGCTACCGAAGAGAACAAACTTCCCGAGGAATTCATGTCCAAGTTATCAGAAAAAGGACTAATTGTGAATTGGTGTCCTCAGCTCGATGTGTTGGCTCATCAAGCAGTTGGATGTTTCTTTACTCATTGTGGATGGAATTCGACGCTCGAAGCATTGAGTTTGGGAGTGCCAATGGTGGCCATGCCACAATGGTCAGATCAACCAACTAATGCAAAATTTATTAGTGATGTATGGCAAACAGGACTTCGCGTTAAGGCCGGAGAAAATGGTGTAATTAGAAGAGATGAAGTAGCCAGTTCCATAAGGGAAGTCATGGAAGAAGAGAAGGGTGTCATGCTTAAGAAGAATGCAATTAAATGGAAACATTTGGCTAAGGAAGCAGTAGATGAAGGAGGGAGTTCTGATAAGAATATTGAAGAATTTCTTTCAAACTTGTAA
- the LOC132040865 gene encoding uncharacterized protein LOC132040865 isoform X2 has protein sequence MSIPIFLGTESISVTKPFYHCHFDGECPQTKILRCVELKRLRNNDELKESKDYSAGHCGMIYASKMKSHFRRGQWMMMRCFDTYRHQALRNCGGYKTRMLKQIQCNPVGRLQ, from the exons ATGTCAATCCCAATTTTTTTGGGCACTGAAAGCATCTCAGTGACAAAGCCCTTCTATCATTGTCATTTTGATGG AGAATGTCCTCAAACGAAGATATTGCGGTGCGTAGAGCTGAAGAGATTAAGGAACAACGACGAGCTGAAAGAAAGCAAAGATTATTCAGCTG GCCATTGCGGTATGATCTATGCAAG CAAAATGAAAAGCCATTTTCGTCGAGGACAATGGATGATGATGAGGTGCTTTGACACATA CCGCCACCAAGCTTTGAGAAACTGTGGAGGTTACAAGACAAGAATGTTGAAACAAATTCAGTGTAATCCCGTAGGTAGGCTGCAGTGA
- the LOC132040865 gene encoding uncharacterized protein LOC132040865 isoform X1, producing the protein MSIPIFLGTESISVTKPFYHCHFDGLKCLCFHQLMLCLSSLSVFIMCLTNIWNRECPQTKILRCVELKRLRNNDELKESKDYSAGHCGMIYASKMKSHFRRGQWMMMRCFDTYRHQALRNCGGYKTRMLKQIQCNPVGRLQ; encoded by the exons ATGTCAATCCCAATTTTTTTGGGCACTGAAAGCATCTCAGTGACAAAGCCCTTCTATCATTGTCATTTTGATGGGTTAAAGTGCCTTTGCTTCCACCAATTAATGCTTTGTTTAAGCTCTTTAAGTGTTTTTATTATGTGCTTAACTAATATTTGGAACAGAGAATGTCCTCAAACGAAGATATTGCGGTGCGTAGAGCTGAAGAGATTAAGGAACAACGACGAGCTGAAAGAAAGCAAAGATTATTCAGCTG GCCATTGCGGTATGATCTATGCAAG CAAAATGAAAAGCCATTTTCGTCGAGGACAATGGATGATGATGAGGTGCTTTGACACATA CCGCCACCAAGCTTTGAGAAACTGTGGAGGTTACAAGACAAGAATGTTGAAACAAATTCAGTGTAATCCCGTAGGTAGGCTGCAGTGA